The stretch of DNA catttttctttaTCTAAAATAGATCGAATAAATGAATTGGTCTTttccttcaaaataaaataaaatagatcGAATAAATAACAATTAATCGGGACAGAAGGGGTAATACTAAGTAGATCATAGTATAATACCTTAATAACAATCTCTCATATGTGTCCAATCAAATATTTAGCGAATTTCAACTAGCTTAGTTAAAGTCATGAGCGGTAATATTCATGACCTGTGTTCAAACTCTTTCAACATCAAAATCGTCATTGTGTCTCCCTTTAtgtataaaaaaaaatcaaatatttAGGTAATCCTCATATTATTGTCCTTGACCGACTCAACCAACAGTTTAAGCTTCTGATTGATATGACTTTCTCAAATTAAAACATCTACTAATTATACATGTTCATGGATTCAGTAAATAGGttacatttgttttattttgtgatGGGGAAATAAAacaagtgtaaactattgactgaaaTAGATGAGTATTATTGCAAGAACTTAATTATTTTATGATTATACATGTTCATGGATTCAGAGCTTTTATCTAGCTGGAAACCCACAAGAAAGCAGAGAAGGAAAACAGAGAGGGCCAAGAGAAATTGCCGGAAAAAACATCTTCAGTGGCTTCGACGACGAACTGCTTTCCGACATCTTCAAAGTAGACGCCGAGACAATTAACAGCTTGAAGGGTGAAAATGATCAAAGGGGAAGCATTATTAGAGTTGAGCATGATCTCGAGTTTTTAACCCCTGAAACCGAGGAAATGGAACTACGAAAAATGAGAAAGATACCTAATTGTTTTGAAGAAACCTTTTGCTCATTAAGGTTTAAGCATAATATTGATGAACCAAGTGATGTTGATGTTTTTACCCGCCTCGGTGGCCGTATTACCACCTTGAATGGTAACAAATTTCCGCTTCTTCAGCATCTCCAGCTTAGTGCTGAACGAGGTGTACTCAACGAGGTATACTTCATCTGGTCCAGTGAATAGTTtacgtttactttattttataagtGAAAAATAATCTGAACTATTAACAACAAATTAAAATGACGACCTTATTTGAGGggaaaaaataaaacaaatgtaaactattaaccaagtggtgttagtccagtggtagccgggttaaaccttgaagcttgcagaagtgcaggagttgagaggtctcgggttcgactaccagctggggcgatgatcacttggccactgcagcccccgaaggggtggcttacatggtccatgtggtggtgcgggaatgcatgggcccggggggattcaaccccctcgtcataaaaaaaaaaaaaaaaaaatgaaatgaccGTTTTATTTGAGGTTTTTCTCCGTTCTATAAGATGACTTATGAGTTATGACACGTGTTTTAGGATTAATTTCAGTTGATCAATTCAAGTGAGTCGGTTCATTTAAGGTTGTTTTAGTCCAAAAGAATAGGGTTTAACTTTTAGAATTGTACTAATCGAGTCATATTTGTTTTATACTTCATCTGTTCCGGTGAATAGTTTatgtttgctttattttgtgatggaaaaataaaacaaatgtaaactCTTAACGATAAAATGGTCATtaccagaaaaaaaaaatgaccGCTTTATTTGAGGTTTTTCTCCATACTATAAGATGACTAATGACACGTGTTTTAGGATTGATTTCAGGTAGTTTTAGTCCAAAAGAATCGAGcatggttttgagaattgtactaATCGAGTCATATTTGCTTGTTTACAGAACGCGATGATGACACCACACTGGAACATAAACGCTCATAGCATAATGTATGTCACGAGGGGAACGGGTCGAATCCAAGTGGCACGAGAAAACGGACGGTTGGTATTCGACGGAAGGGTACAAGAAGGACAACTCTTGGTAATCCCACAAGATTTTGTAGTGGTAAAGAAGGCTGAACAAGACGGGTTAGAGTGGGTGTCATTCAAGACCAATGACAACGCGATGATAAGCCCCTTGGCCGGGAGGATATCGGCCATCCGTGGCATGCCGAGGGATGTGATCATGCTTTCCTATGGGTTGTCAAAGGAGGACGCTATGAGGCTTAAGTATGGAAGGGAAGAGTTAAGCGTCTTCCCTCCTAACATGGATTAGTTAGTCTCGGACGGCCGTTTGTTTGTCTTTTTAGTTTAATTTGGTTAGAATTCGAATGTTAAGGTAGATTAATAAGGCGGAAATAAGTAGGATTATCGAATAAAAAGGAAAGTAATAGGGCGTGACTATGGTTACTCAGCCCGTTACAATCCTTTCGTGTGTACAATGTAAGTCCACAAAGGCGAGAGATAACTTGAAATGTACAATTATGGTATGGTATCGAGTTTAATTTGTTGTGTAAAAGACGACCTTTTATCTAGCATATATACGCCGTATATGATAGTCCCTTGATCATTTTTAACGTAAGAATCCGACTTCTGTATGATCTCCGTTTCAATCATATGAAATAACAAACCTAGCTTAAACATAACATAGGATTTTTTTATAAGTCGATAATTTACAAAAATGCCACCAGTAGTACTGAAATTGAGTACCACCGGAGGTATTATCTCATTTTCGATGTAAAAAAATCCTCTCGATCAATTTGTCAATCACTTGAATTGGCAACGGGAGTGATATTTATCATAAGAATTCAATAAAATAAACAAGCTTCACGCGAGGAGATTCATTCATACAAAATCCTTCTTTCGCCAGACAACCCATACGATAAAATGATAAACAGATCATAATGCTCTTAATTAGTTTATTTTTTTACTAACGAGGAACCCATAGCCCATAGGCTACGGCCGCTACCTTTTAATTAGGTGTGGCGTGTGTGTTGAGTAAAACCCCGATCATATATGATAGTTCGCAAATTATGCATATGAGATCAATCATTCTTTTCTAACAGGATGACAAACACGATGTCTGGAAGCAAGACATTATTATCTCAGatcataaataaataaacaactcACAAAATCGCTCCTGGAAAGATTCGAATCTGAGACCATTCATATTCTCATCTTATGGTCATTTTTGCATTAAGTAAAAAACAAAGTTAAAAGTTCTAATTTCCGAGAATAATTAAGGTTAtagcttagctaattaattaactcAACCAAGATTAGCTTGTAGTTCAAATTTTTTCATATacaagattttttttttgtgaatattGAGGTTAAATCAAAACTAGTTATATCAATTTGTGCAATTTGTATGATGAAGAAATTGCCATTTTAGTGATCAAATAGTCCCTTATGAGGCGGTTATACACAAcattgatttaaaaaaaaaactaactctTAAAAATCGGTTACATAAACCTTGTTTTTCACAATACATTTTCTAAGCTGGTATAAGACGGCTTTACACAAGAATTGTACTTAGCGATGCAGGGAATTCTCTATAATATCCTTAATCCTTACTGTTAAACAATACAATAGCACATAGGCAGCTTAATACGGACTACCAATTATAATTAGTAGCTATGATTAAGTAGTGTGGGACTCTAGTGAGCTTAATCTAACGTACGTAATATTCCAATGGATATTCGTAGGTACGCTTTGTTTTACTCGCCTAATATACCATTCGTTACCTGCATGTCATTATTCGCCATAACATGCGCACCGCGGCAGGTTTTTGCATGTCTATCTATCAAATTGGCATTTTGTTCATCTTTATTTGAACTTACATACAAATGGAACAAAATTGAACTCAACTTAATTGAGATTGAATTACTAATGACGGAGTAGATTACTAATTTCAATTGAATTGGATGATTATATATTATCTAAAGAAGACGATAGGGCAATTGTTATTTTCGAGTATCGGTATCATCCTCTCATGCAAGGTTCATTATAATAATGGACCTGCAAAAAGACATGCATGTGATGAGATCAAATAGAGATGTTACGAGACAGGTCTGCATACTATTGGTGTGCTGTAAAACTTTTATTATAATTTAATGGCAATTAAAAAACCTAAGTAAAATAAGTAGAATTTTATAATCTCACAATTTAAATAGTACTATCATTAATAAATTTGCATAATTCAAATCTAAAACATCCGAACTTACACAATTAATTCCCTCTTAGATTATCACAAGCTCATACAATTATCGGATGATACCAAAACTCGATATCACCCTTCCACATTCATCATATAAACATcattaaaataattaataaattctacATATATGAGACAGTGAGAGAGTAGTACTGATATATACTCGATATTAATCCGATTAGATCAAATATCGATAGCATTACATCATCTTGAATCAATATGACAATATGATACTCCAATCCATATCATGCAATGAATCAAACCCAGAAACCATACCAAATGAACTCCAAAATTCTCCATACATAAATACATACACTTGCATGCATGCATGCAAAATGCGGAAAATATAAAACGCCACATAAACCTGAAACAATTTATTACGTGTTTACTACACCATGACCACCATGCATTAACGTGTCGTAACATTTCTACAATGGACCCCCTATAACACAAATATAAATACCATCGTACGTCTTTCACaatttcatcaaaataaaatcagtcaaataataattaaaaacttACAAAAATGAAACTTGCATGTCTTCCTCTTGCATTAACACTTCTACTACTTTGCCCTAGTACAATTCTAGGGCAAATTTGGGGTCTCCAAGGTCAACAATCCACATTTGGCCAGTCGACGCAGCAGCGTCGACTTCCACGTGGCCAACAGATTCAGAATGACTGTCAGATTAACCAGTTGACCGCGGCTGAGCCAACTAATCGAATTGAGTCTGAGGCTGGAGTGACGGAGATTTGGGAACCGCGTCAACAACAAGAGTTGAAGTGTGCCGGTGTTACGGTGATTCGTCATCATATAGAGAATAAGGGACTTGCCTTGCCTCATTATGCTAATGCACCTATCATCACCTATGTTGTTAATGGTATACTTATAACTTTTCTTTACTccttccgtctcaatcatttattcaTCTTTAATTTAAATAAtcttattttaaggaatttaaaaaaaggtaaacaaatgatcagaACAAATGTTGTATTTGTTTTAACATTATTATTACTTCGTCATTCCAATTATTTTTAcatttaaatttattaaaaaaacttCTTACaatgaattaaaatatgagacaACTTTACCTTTTTTTTTAACCATGTAGAGTGTAGGTACAAAATAATCCTACGTACAAGATATTGTAAATTTCTCAATTTATTATGTTAGAGAATATTTTGATCGACAATGTTTATTTACGTAAAATAATGCTTATTATGCATGCATGCATGCAGGTAGGGGATTGATCGGAGTGACAATCCCGGGTTGCCCAGAGACATACGAGTCAGGATCATCTTCTGAACAATCCTTCTCACGTGAGGGAAGAGAAGAATCCATCGACCGACATCAGAAGGTTAGACGCATCCGACAAGGAGAAATCATCGCCTTGCCGGCTGGTGTCTCGAAATGGATCTACAACGATGGACAAGAGCGTCTCACTTTGGTCTCTTTGTATGACACTAACAACTTCCAAAACCAGCTTGATGAAAACTTGAAGGTAAATTAACTACGCTCCTTGAGTATTAATTAACCGCTCTGGCCTGGTGTGAATAGTTAacgtttgttttattttgttggggaaaattgcaaaaattatggtttttctaacgtgtgtccTAAGTGCACACATTAATAACCTAAATGTGGTAAGATTTGCAAGAGATTCTCATTAATTATGGTAAAAATGAGTTTATACTTCAATATTTGATGAGAATCTCTTGCAAATCTTAGAACATTTaggttattaatgtgtgccctaaAGGTACACGTTAGAAAAATCCATAAAGTAAATATAAACTATTGACAGAGATACTGACAAGTATGATATTTATGAAATGATCACTAGGGATTCTTCTTAGCCGGAAACCCACAAGGGAGAGGTGGAGGTGGTGAGAGGCGACACGAAACTCGCCGTCATGGCCAAGGAGGCCAAGAAAAGCTAGGCAAGAACATCTTCAGCGGCTTTGATGACGAACTCTTGGCTGAAGCCTTTGGTGTTGATCGAGAACTAATTAACCGTCTCCCGGGCCAGAGGGACAACAGGGGTGCCATTATCCGCGTTGAGAGACACCTTAGGGTTTTGGGCCCAGAGTGGGACGATCGAGAAGAGCAAGTGCAACGCCAACTCCGAGATCAGGAGGGACAACAGGATTGGAGAGAAAGAACTCATCGTGGAGGTCGTGGAGGCCGTCAAGGTCgacaagaagaggaagaagagtgGAGAGAAAGAACTCATAATGAAGGTCGACAAGGACGTGGAGGACAAGGTAGTCGGGAAGAGGAGGAATATGATCAGAGCAGGGAGAGACGACCATATCACCCTGGAGGTCGAGGTAGCCAGGGCCGCGAAGAGGAGTGGAGAGGCGAAGAAGATGAAAGGAGAGAAAGACAACACCATGGACGCGGCCAACGTCAGGGAGAAGAGGAGAGGCAAAGTTGCCCACGTCGAGAAGGCCAACGCGGAAGCAGAGGATGCTCGAATGGTGTCGAGGAGACGCTTTGCAGTCTAAGGCTCACGGAAGACATTGACAACCCGGAAAATGCCGATGTGTTTAACCCACATGGTGGACGCTTAACCTCTGTCAATAGCCATAAACTCCGCATCCTTAACTTCCTCCAACTTAGTGCTGAGAAAGTTAAGCTTTACAAGGTACTCTTACTCGTCTTAGGCATCTGTTTacctttttttattctttatgaGCAGTATTTTAAACAACGGAGCCAAATAAACGAGACAACAATACATAATCGTTTAGGATATTCTCTCGTTCagaatatgatttttttttttcaaattgaccctTAGGTTTtcagtttgaaaaagaattcaccgacgtctcaactcgtagtagggaattatggtcggtcaaagtttattcgttaaaaaagctttgaccaaccataactaccggctacgagttcaaaaaacggtgttttttttttcaaattcaaggccttgatgagataattagtttgaaaaaaaaattaccgttttctgaactcgtaacagagaattaaCGTCGGTCAATTTTCTTTTTGTAAAAAACGAGGTACACCTTAGAAAAAGTTCAGGGTACAGGAGAAAATATCACTAATCGTTTTAATAATTTTTCATTTACTAAACATGCATGGCCAATTTAATACTAACACTACTTTTTGGTGATGTAGAATGCCATACTAGCACCACACTGGAGGGTAAACGCCCACACAATATGCTACTTCACAAGAGGAGAAGGCCGAATCCAAGTGGTCGACCACCAAGGCCGTCTAGTCTTCGATGACACGGTCAACGAAGGACAACTCCTAACAATCCCACAAAACTTCGTAGTAGTGAAGCGAGCAGGACGAGAGGGCTTAGAATGGGTTTCCTTCCTCACCAACGACGATGCAATAATAAGTCCTCTAGCCGGTCGCATCTCGGCCATTAGAGGCATGCCCGATGA from Silene latifolia isolate original U9 population chromosome 10, ASM4854445v1, whole genome shotgun sequence encodes:
- the LOC141606852 gene encoding 13S globulin seed storage protein-like, translating into MASNNITLLTLSLCLVVLYSPFSLAQLTEQHSKLRGQQWQHECNIEQLSAAEPTRRLRAEAGVVEVWEPNEEQFRCTGVAAVRHVIEPKGLLLPSFTNAPYVTYVVQGRGVQGVIVPGCPETFESGQVGSRRQEDQQDQHQRVFRVRDGDVIGSPAGMVQWTYNDGDTPLVSVTLLDLSNPHNQLDLNFRSFYLAGNPQESREGKQRGPREIAGKNIFSGFDDELLSDIFKVDAETINSLKGENDQRGSIIRVEHDLEFLTPETEEMELRKMRKIPNCFEETFCSLRFKHNIDEPSDVDVFTRLGGRITTLNGNKFPLLQHLQLSAERGVLNENAMMTPHWNINAHSIMYVTRGTGRIQVARENGRLVFDGRVQEGQLLVIPQDFVVVKKAEQDGLEWVSFKTNDNAMISPLAGRISAIRGMPRDVIMLSYGLSKEDAMRLKYGREELSVFPPNMD
- the LOC141608860 gene encoding 11S globulin seed storage protein Jug r 4-like, yielding MKLACLPLALTLLLLCPSTILGQIWGLQGQQSTFGQSTQQRRLPRGQQIQNDCQINQLTAAEPTNRIESEAGVTEIWEPRQQQELKCAGVTVIRHHIENKGLALPHYANAPIITYVVNGRGLIGVTIPGCPETYESGSSSEQSFSREGREESIDRHQKVRRIRQGEIIALPAGVSKWIYNDGQERLTLVSLYDTNNFQNQLDENLKGFFLAGNPQGRGGGGERRHETRRHGQGGQEKLGKNIFSGFDDELLAEAFGVDRELINRLPGQRDNRGAIIRVERHLRVLGPEWDDREEQVQRQLRDQEGQQDWRERTHRGGRGGRQGRQEEEEEWRERTHNEGRQGRGGQGSREEEEYDQSRERRPYHPGGRGSQGREEEWRGEEDERRERQHHGRGQRQGEEERQSCPRREGQRGSRGCSNGVEETLCSLRLTEDIDNPENADVFNPHGGRLTSVNSHKLRILNFLQLSAEKVKLYKNAILAPHWRVNAHTICYFTRGEGRIQVVDHQGRLVFDDTVNEGQLLTIPQNFVVVKRAGREGLEWVSFLTNDDAIISPLAGRISAIRGMPDEVVMNSFSVSREDAHKLKYSRSEFTLFSPSNATESRRGMFAIM